tgcggatgcttgcaaggggtataatcacaagtatgtattagtcctaggaagggcggtacattagcacaggttcacccacacaacacttatcaaaacaatgaagattaattagccgtatgtagcgaaagcactagactaaaatcccgtgtgtcctcgagaacgtttggtcattataagtaaacaaaccggcttgtcctttgtgctaaaaaggatttggccactcgctgcaattgttactctcgcactttacttactcgtattttattcatctgttacatcaaaaccccctgaatacttgtttgtgagcatttacagtgaatccttcatcgaaactgcttgtcaacaccttctgctcctcgttgggatcgacattcttacttatcgaagatactacgatacaccccctatacttgtgggtcatcaccgcgccgccctagtgtgtggggccctcgcgtcgcctcctaaacctacccttccgcctataaaaagccttcatcgtgaataccccagtaccgagagccacgatatggaaaaccttccagagacgccgccgccgccaatcccatctcgggggatacaggagatcgcctccggcaccctgccggagaggggaatcatctcccggataactcttcatcgccatgatcgcctccggattgatgtgtgagtagttcacccctggactatgggtccatagcaatagctagatggtcgtcttctcctcatgtgctatcattgttggatcttgtgagctgcctaacatgatcaagatcatctatctgtaatgctacatgttgtgtttgttgggatccgatgaatatggaatactatgttatgttgattatcaatctatcatatatgtgttgtttaagatcttgcatgctctccgttgctagtagaggctctggccaagttgatacttgtaactccaagagggagtatttatgctcgatagtgggttcatgcccccatttaatctgggacagtgacagaaagttctaaggttgtggatgtgctgttgccactagggataaaacatcaatgttttgtctaaggatatttgtgttgattatattacgcaccatacttaatgcaattgtctgttgtttgcaacttaatactggaaggggtgcggatgctaactcgaaggtggactttttaggcatagatgcatgctggatagcggtctatgtactttgtcgtaatgccccaattgaatttcacactactcatcatgatatgtatgtgcattgtcatgccctctttatttttcaattgcccaactgtaatttgttcacccaacatgctatttatcttattggagagacaccactagtgaactgtggaccccggtccattcttttacatcgaatacaatctactgcaatacttgttcttactgttcttcgcaaacatcatcttccacactatacatctaatcctttgttacagcaagccggtgagattgacaacctcactgttacgttggggcaaagtactttgattgtgttgtgcaggttccacgttggcgccggaatccctggtgttgcgccgcactacactccgccaccaacaaccttcacgtgcttcttgactcctactggttcgataaccttggtttcttactgagggaaaacttgccgctgcacgcatcataccttcctcttggggttcccaacggacgcgtgatgtacgcgtatcaacctcctcctcctattccaccaccacctcctcctccggccggcctcatcctccacccacccacccaccccaTCCACCCCACCCACGCAACCAACCTCCGGCGACCttctagaaaaataaaaaaaaatcggcGGCCCcactttttttgaaattttaaaaaaattctgtggcgcaccggcggtggtgcgccacagaaataagacccggtgcgccacagaaataagactttctgtggcgcatgggcaggtgcgccacagaatccttatttttgtggcgagaattctgtggcgcaccacccatgcgccacagaatgttttTTTGGtgtgccactgatgaggcttttcctactagtgtgggGGCAGACTCAAAATCGTGTTGCATGTTTAAGATGGGCCACAAGCCAACTTTCGAGTTGAGAGTTTTTCAAGATGATAAAGTACATTATTTCAACATCTAAACAGTTTGTCCCATTTTTAAAAAACACTTTAAAATATTATTTTTGATTCATTCAAAAGTGCGGTATGTGTAGCCCAAGCTCCAAACGTCTATTCTCGGCAAGTGTACAGGTTCTATGGCGATCTTCGGAGGTTGTACATCCGGAGACAACTACAAACTCTAGCCCCGTATTCCTTGCCGTGGATGCGCAAGCAAGCTGGCTATAATCATCTCACGGTTGCGACAAGTAAATGGGGCCAGAGAGAGTACCTCAAATCCAATTGGGAAGCGAAAAATGGCATGTGCTAGGCCGATTTGGGAAAAAAAATCACCACCACCAGGTGTTCGATTAATATAAAAGGCTAAATGTGTAGCATCCGTCGATCACATCATAACATGTACCTGCCTAGCAAAATACTATTGTAActcaccacaatattttttaCGATGCAGATAATGCCGCAACATTTCAAAAACACCAATAGAACAACAAAAAGTAGAAAATCTTCACTCTACCAAAAACCGTTGGTTGaagaaaaataaacaagaaaAGTTTTAAAAAATTTATGCAACATACAAGGCTAACGCATCTCATGAGAACATCTACAATTCATAAAACATTTGTAGAAGACACTCAAGATCTCGCTTTGGGTTCATAATATCGCAGTATAGCGTTTCTGCGATGGCAGCAAAACACACACGAGTTTGAAGCATTTTAAATCCAAATTTGCAACATAGAAAATTCTGTGATCTAACTTCTGGCATTCAACATTCATGCAACATTCCGCTCATGTGCTTGCAGCAAAACCCACACGGTTGTGTAGCCATTTGAATACATGTAGGTGTCAATAACTAGTCCCCGAACAAACTAACCTCATGCTATCATCAATGGAAGCCCGTGTCTAGCCGATATATCATCGTCGGCCGCGAATCCATCTCCATATATCCCCATTGGCACTAGTTTTATGACCCAGGCCCATTCCAATTTGAAGATGATCTAATCGATTAATTGGTATGGTAGACCATGCAACAAATTATTTTATTCTGTATCTTGAACTCTACACTTCACCTTTATTACCCAATCGTGGTTACATCATCCACCGATGTGGGACAATCACACGTGATTAAACCATTTTAGGATGCAGGTTAGTGCTGATCTTCTTCATCGAAGGCCGCAGCATGAGCTTCTCCCACCACGCTTTCACGGAAGGGAACGAATCAAAGAGAGACGCGTATGGAGTCTCCATGAAGCGACAGGTGAAGGGGAAATGGCTGAGATCCGCCGAGCTAATGAAGTTTCCAGCCAGGTACTCATGCTCAGACAGACGAGCCTCATAAACCTCAAGCACCTTCTTCAGCTTCTCCACGCTCTCGTCGACGACCTTCTGGTTCGTCGGTATGCCGTAGGCCGTGGGGTATATGATGCACTCCATGACGATAGGCGCTAGCGCCTGGTTGTACTGGTGTGCCTCGACCTCGGTCCAGACGTCCACCATTGCCGCTTCTTGCAGGTTGCCTTCCCTTAACATGTCGACTTCGTCTGTCCTGTATTTGTGAAGTATGTACTTTGCAATCGCACGGGACTCTGCAAGGTCGAAAACATCCGACAGAACATGTCGCAAGTAAGCATGACACTGAGAAGTAAGAACAGCTATTGGCAGATAATCCAAAAGAAAAAATGGCATAAGGCAAAAAAAGGTTTTACCAAAGAGCATGAGGTCTCCATCTTGGAAAGCTGGGATTACACCAAATGGCTGCAAGAATCCAGCAACAACACAAATGAATCAACAAGTTTGGACAAAATGATTCCAAAAATTCTGCGAAATCAAAAATATGTGCCTCACGTTTCGGGCGAGGTGCTCGGGCTTCTTGTGCTCCTTGGCCGGGAAGTCGATGTCCACAACCTCGTAGGCCACGCCGACCTCCTCCAGGcacaccagcacccgtgccacgtTGGTGAACCTCGCCGACCCAAACACCTTCACTGGCGCCATTGCTTGGTTGTCTGTCTAAAAGTTGAGATGTACAATGGCAGCATGCCTCTTCTTATAGACGACGAGGCATAATTCTCCACTACTTTTTTCTGATGAATTCTCCACTGACTTTCAGCTCAAGTGGGGTCGTTCTGCACATGACGTCGTTTTCCCATCAAATTGAAACACGGATTATTAGATTAGGTACACCACAAAGGTTCCACGCCTGGGGCGATATTTCCTCAATGCGTCATTGCGTCCGTCTTCTTCCCCAGTACCCAGTACCCACTTACGTGGATGCCCTTTTAGTTCCTCAGTAGTCAGTCTTTGTTTTTCTGAGGGAGAATCAGAACTCAGTCTTCAGCAGCCAGCACGCATTTTATTTTGATTAATCAATGGCTTCTACCTCTAGTTAACCTCAAATTGATTCGCATGCTCATATATACTTTTCCAAACTTTGGCAACGGAAATGGGAATGACCGGCTCAACAAGTTAAAATTTCCCCTTTCTTTTCGAAAAGATAAGTTCCCCTTTTTCGTTGTTCTGTTTGGCGCAAAGACAGTTGAATGTGCTAGTATCGTCAGCTGTGACATGTGGCCGTGAGGACTTCAGTAAGGACAAGATCCTTTGTGGTGCAATCAGCATCTCAGatttttacccgcaaaaaaaaaaaaaaaaaaaaatctcagaTTTTAGAGACAAGATCATTTGTGGTCTAAACAGGATTCATATAGCGCTTAACATCTCAGATTTTAGGGGCACTTTTGATTGAAGGATTCTCATAGAAATGTAAAGGCTTCTTTTACAACACCTTTTACCAATCCTTAGAGTATATCAAGATTAAGCCTCCGATTCACCATGGAGACTTCCAAGCGGGAGCCAGCCATTTTTCTTTTGACTCAATCCTCTTCTTTTCCTTACCATTCGGGAAAGACAAAAAAAAATTCAGGGTAGTAAAAGAACTCAATTTAAAAGGATTGAGGTTGTCAAATTTTCATGGAATGAATTCCTTTGACCCATATGACGAAATCTGACATGAACTCAAACCTCATTCTCTTCATTTCCGTGTTCATTCTTATGACCAATAGAAATGCATCACTgcaaaaaaaaacatgggttctAAAATCCTGTCAGAATGCACTACATTGACATTCTAGTCCAGGCCTCCAGGGTTTTCCTTATTCCTACATTTTATATCTATGAACATGCCTATTGAGTTGTTTCATGACATTGTTCATTTCCTCGGTGTAGTTAGAATCGCCGAGTTAAAGTCGCAGGGAGGTGATGATGATAACTCATCTTGAGGACACCACTGGACAAGAAGGCTGTGGCTTGTCGACCGAGGTGTTTCACATGTTGCAGTACTGATCTTCTCCTGATTTTGCTTTACTTAATGGAACAATAGTCTTCTTAACTAGATTACAAATCTACAACATTATAAATTTGATTTTACAGAAATAGCAGGCACTACCGCACTAGTACAACATCATTTTTCCTCTCTTAAGTGAGTCTACATTCGTATGATCTGGCGTAcatgttttccttttttttcttcttatAGCAAACTCAGTT
This region of Lolium perenne isolate Kyuss_39 chromosome 2, Kyuss_2.0, whole genome shotgun sequence genomic DNA includes:
- the LOC127330623 gene encoding probable glutathione S-transferase GSTF1 translates to MAPVKVFGSARFTNVARVLVCLEEVGVAYEVVDIDFPAKEHKKPEHLARNPFGVIPAFQDGDLMLFESRAIAKYILHKYRTDEVDMLREGNLQEAAMVDVWTEVEAHQYNQALAPIVMECIIYPTAYGIPTNQKVVDESVEKLKKVLEVYEARLSEHEYLAGNFISSADLSHFPFTCRFMETPYASLFDSFPSVKAWWEKLMLRPSMKKISTNLHPKMV